From the genome of Pelomonas sp. SE-A7, one region includes:
- a CDS encoding hydantoinase B/oxoprolinase family protein, whose protein sequence is MAPGRWQFWIDRGGTFTDLIGRAPDGRLMPLKLLSEAPGLYEDAAIEGMRRLLGLAVGEPITEDRVECVRMGTTVATNALLERKGEPLLLVTTRGFRDALRIAYQARPRIFERHIVLPEQLYAQVLEADERTSADGETVRALDLQTLETGLRGALETGLRACAIVFMHGWKHVEHERQAAALARRMGFEQVSVSHEVSPLMKLVSRGDTTVVDAYLSPLLRRYVDRLAAQLPGVPLLFMQSGGGLAEAARFQGKDAVLSGPAGGIVGMARTGEAAGCSRLIGFDMGGTSTDVSHYAGELERQFETEVAGVRLRVPMLAIHTVAAGGGSIVRFDGERLRVGPESAGANPGPACYRRGGPLTVTDANLLLGRLSPEHFPALFGPAGDQLLDRGVVVERFAQLAAEAGLASAEAAAAGALQIAVAHMAHAIRKISVARGHDLSLYTLQCFGGAGGQHACQVADALGMDQVLIHPLAGLLSAYGMGLAERGSSRQRALELDFDAAGLAAAEACLAELAAAAREDLDGEENRVEASLQLRYRGSDTALSLACAMQPSLAELHAAFEQAYRQRFALLMPDRPLVIESASVRLLVAGTALPASSDAGPSYQPEAEQAVQLHADGRWLPAALHSRKALRPGATVAGPALITEANACTVLEPAWQARVEADGCLRLSRIEARRRDSSEGDTAADPVRLELYNRRFMAIAEQMGLRLQNTAHSVNIKERLDFSCALFDAEGALIANAPHMPVHLGSMSDSIRTVMARNPAMRPGDVYLLNDPYSGGTHLPDMTVVTPVYLEGGDKPEFFVASRGHHADIGGITPGSMPPFSSSIEEEGVRFDNVLLCRAGQLCEAELRAQLASGPWPARQPDQNVADLRAQIAANEKGLRDLLELVAEQGLGQVRAYMGHVQANAEAAVRRALGRLGDGHFVQRLDNGAAIEVRVRVDAETRSAEIDFTGTSEQQSNNFNAPRSVTTAAVLYVFRSLVDDDIPLNAGCLRPLRITVPEGSLLNPRPPAAVVAGNVETSSAITNALYGALGVMASAPSTMNNLSFGNERHQYYETISGGSGAGQGFAGCSVVQTHMTNSRLTDPEVLEFRFPVRLESYEIVAGSGGAGRWPGGDGGLRRLRFLEPMTVSILSNGRLVPAFGLAGGDAGAPGRNWVERADGSVEPLGHLGSVALQAGDLICIRTPGGGGYGAQSAEESSL, encoded by the coding sequence ATGGCCCCGGGGCGCTGGCAGTTCTGGATCGACCGGGGCGGCACCTTCACCGACCTCATAGGCCGCGCGCCGGACGGGCGCTTGATGCCACTCAAGCTGCTCAGCGAGGCGCCGGGGCTCTATGAGGACGCGGCCATAGAAGGCATGCGCCGGCTGCTGGGCCTGGCAGTGGGTGAGCCCATCACCGAAGACCGGGTGGAATGCGTGCGCATGGGCACGACGGTGGCGACCAACGCGCTGTTGGAGCGCAAGGGCGAGCCGCTGCTCTTGGTGACGACGCGCGGCTTCCGCGATGCGCTGCGCATCGCCTACCAGGCGCGGCCTCGCATCTTCGAACGCCACATCGTCCTGCCCGAGCAGCTCTACGCCCAGGTGCTCGAGGCCGATGAGCGAACGTCGGCCGATGGCGAGACGGTACGGGCCCTGGATCTGCAGACGCTGGAAACCGGACTGCGCGGCGCGCTTGAGACTGGCCTGCGGGCCTGTGCCATCGTCTTCATGCACGGCTGGAAGCATGTCGAGCATGAACGGCAGGCGGCCGCGCTGGCCCGCCGCATGGGCTTCGAGCAGGTCTCGGTCTCGCATGAGGTAAGCCCGCTGATGAAGCTGGTCTCGCGTGGCGACACCACGGTAGTCGATGCCTATCTCTCGCCGTTGCTGCGGCGCTATGTGGACCGACTGGCCGCGCAGCTGCCGGGTGTGCCGCTGCTGTTCATGCAGTCGGGCGGCGGCCTGGCCGAGGCGGCACGCTTCCAGGGCAAGGATGCCGTGCTGTCCGGACCGGCCGGCGGCATCGTCGGCATGGCCAGGACCGGCGAGGCCGCCGGCTGCAGCCGCCTGATCGGCTTCGACATGGGTGGCACCTCGACCGACGTCTCGCACTATGCCGGCGAGCTGGAGCGCCAGTTCGAGACCGAGGTGGCCGGCGTGCGGCTGCGCGTGCCCATGCTCGCCATCCACACGGTGGCGGCCGGCGGTGGCTCCATCGTTCGCTTCGACGGCGAGCGCTTGCGCGTGGGTCCCGAGAGCGCCGGCGCCAACCCCGGCCCGGCCTGCTATCGCCGCGGCGGGCCGTTGACCGTGACCGATGCGAACCTGCTGCTGGGGCGCTTGTCGCCCGAGCATTTCCCGGCGCTGTTCGGGCCGGCGGGCGACCAGCTGCTGGACCGCGGCGTGGTCGTCGAGCGCTTTGCCCAGCTGGCCGCCGAGGCGGGCCTGGCTTCGGCCGAGGCAGCAGCGGCCGGTGCGCTGCAGATCGCCGTGGCCCACATGGCCCATGCAATCCGCAAGATCTCGGTGGCGCGTGGCCACGACCTTTCGCTCTACACCCTGCAGTGCTTCGGCGGCGCCGGCGGCCAGCATGCCTGCCAGGTGGCCGATGCATTGGGCATGGACCAGGTGCTGATCCATCCGCTGGCCGGCCTCTTGAGCGCCTACGGCATGGGCCTGGCCGAGCGCGGCAGCTCGCGCCAGCGGGCGCTGGAGCTGGACTTCGATGCAGCCGGCCTGGCCGCCGCCGAGGCCTGCCTGGCCGAACTGGCTGCCGCGGCCCGGGAGGATCTGGACGGCGAGGAAAACCGCGTCGAGGCCAGCCTGCAACTGCGCTACCGCGGCAGTGATACGGCCCTGTCGCTGGCTTGCGCCATGCAGCCCTCGCTAGCGGAGCTGCACGCTGCTTTCGAACAGGCCTACCGCCAGCGCTTCGCCTTGCTGATGCCCGACCGGCCCCTGGTCATCGAATCGGCTTCGGTGCGGCTGCTGGTGGCCGGCACGGCGCTGCCGGCGAGTAGCGATGCCGGACCCAGCTATCAACCGGAAGCGGAGCAGGCGGTGCAGCTGCATGCCGACGGCCGCTGGCTACCGGCCGCCCTCCATAGCCGCAAAGCGCTGCGTCCCGGTGCCACGGTGGCCGGGCCGGCCCTGATCACCGAGGCCAACGCCTGCACCGTGCTGGAACCGGCCTGGCAGGCCCGGGTCGAGGCCGACGGCTGCCTGCGCCTGAGCCGAATAGAGGCGCGCCGGCGAGATAGCAGCGAAGGCGACACCGCGGCCGACCCGGTGCGGCTGGAGCTCTACAACCGCCGCTTCATGGCCATCGCCGAGCAGATGGGCCTGCGGCTGCAGAACACGGCCCACTCGGTCAATATCAAGGAACGGCTGGATTTCTCCTGCGCGCTGTTCGATGCCGAGGGCGCCCTGATCGCCAATGCTCCGCACATGCCGGTGCACCTGGGCTCGATGAGCGACTCGATACGCACGGTGATGGCGCGCAACCCGGCGATGCGGCCGGGCGACGTCTACCTTCTCAACGATCCCTACAGCGGTGGCACCCACCTGCCGGATATGACGGTGGTGACCCCGGTCTATCTGGAGGGCGGCGACAAGCCCGAGTTCTTCGTCGCCTCGCGCGGCCACCATGCCGACATAGGCGGCATCACGCCGGGCTCGATGCCGCCGTTCTCGAGCAGCATCGAAGAGGAGGGCGTGCGCTTCGACAACGTCCTGCTGTGCCGCGCCGGCCAGCTGTGCGAGGCCGAGCTGCGGGCGCAGCTGGCCTCGGGCCCCTGGCCGGCACGCCAGCCCGACCAGAACGTCGCGGACCTGCGAGCCCAGATTGCCGCCAACGAGAAGGGCCTGCGCGACCTGCTGGAGTTGGTGGCCGAGCAAGGCCTGGGCCAGGTGCGCGCCTACATGGGCCATGTGCAGGCCAACGCCGAGGCCGCGGTGCGTCGCGCGCTGGGCCGGCTGGGCGATGGGCATTTCGTCCAGCGCCTGGACAACGGTGCGGCCATCGAGGTGAGGGTGCGGGTCGATGCCGAGACGCGCTCGGCGGAGATCGACTTCACGGGCACCAGCGAGCAGCAGAGCAACAACTTCAACGCACCGCGCTCGGTGACGACGGCGGCCGTGCTCTATGTGTTCCGCAGCCTGGTCGATGACGACATACCGCTCAATGCCGGCTGCCTGCGGCCGCTGCGCATCACCGTGCCCGAGGGCTCGCTCTTGAATCCACGGCCGCCCGCGGCGGTGGTGGCCGGCAATGTCGAGACCTCGAGCGCGATCACCAATGCTCTGTATGGTGCGCTGGGCGTGATGGCCTCGGCTCCCAGCACCATGAACAACCTGAGCTTCGGCAACGAGCGCCACCAGTACTACGAGACCATCTCCGGCGGCTCAGGCGCGGGGCAGGGCTTCGCCGGCTGTTCGGTGGTCCAGACCCACATGACCAATTCGCGGCTGACCGACCCCGAGGTGCTGGAGTTCCGCTTCCCGGTGCGGCTGGAGTCCTACGAGATCGTGGCCGGCAGCGGCGGAGCCGGTCGTTGGCCGGGCGGTGACGGCGGCCTGCGCCGGCTGCGCTTCCTGGAACCGATGACGGTGAGCATCCTCAGCAATGGGCGCCTGGTACCGGCCTTCGGCCTGGCCGGTGGCGACGCCGGCGCGCCGGGCCGCAACTGGGTCGAACGGGCAGACGGCAGCGTAGAGCCGCTGGGCCACCTGGGCTCGGTGGCACTGCAGGCCGGCGACCTGATCTGCATCCGGACGCCGGGCGGTGGCGGCTATGGGGCTCAGTCGGCCGAGGAGTCTTCGCTGTAG
- a CDS encoding zf-HC2 domain-containing protein: protein MTLKRTCKQVSGLVLSAEDQRLPLKERLAVRLHLWACTACTRFVGQVALMRKATARWRGYSEDSSAD from the coding sequence GTGACCCTCAAGAGAACTTGCAAGCAGGTCAGCGGTCTGGTGCTCAGCGCCGAAGACCAACGCCTGCCATTGAAGGAACGCCTGGCCGTGCGCCTGCATCTGTGGGCCTGCACGGCCTGCACCCGTTTCGTCGGCCAGGTGGCCCTGATGCGCAAGGCCACGGCCCGCTGGCGCGGCTACAGCGAAGACTCCTCGGCCGACTGA
- a CDS encoding sigma-70 family RNA polymerase sigma factor: protein MSSQDIATALEKLRPQLLRFASLQLRNAAWAEDAVSETLLAALEKPQAFAGQSQLKTWLIGILKHKLVDQIRRNSRELSTTTEDDEHPFEDDLFRSDGHWRDMPQDWGDDPEQALRQVEFIKVLEACVDKLPGQQGRLFMMREWLELETDEICKTLGVSSTNLWVMLHRARLRLRECLELNWFSATERKMKA, encoded by the coding sequence ATGAGTTCGCAAGACATCGCCACCGCCCTGGAAAAGCTGCGCCCGCAGCTGCTCCGTTTCGCCTCGCTGCAGCTGAGGAATGCCGCCTGGGCCGAGGACGCCGTCTCCGAAACCCTGCTGGCGGCCCTGGAAAAGCCCCAGGCCTTTGCCGGCCAGAGCCAGCTCAAGACCTGGCTGATCGGCATCCTCAAGCACAAGCTGGTGGACCAGATCCGCCGCAACAGCCGCGAGCTGTCCACCACCACCGAGGACGACGAACATCCGTTCGAGGACGACTTGTTCCGCTCCGACGGCCATTGGCGCGACATGCCGCAGGACTGGGGCGACGACCCCGAGCAAGCGCTGCGCCAGGTCGAGTTCATCAAAGTGCTGGAGGCCTGCGTGGACAAGCTGCCGGGCCAGCAGGGCCGGCTGTTCATGATGCGCGAATGGCTGGAGCTGGAGACCGACGAGATCTGTAAGACCTTGGGCGTCAGCTCGACCAATCTGTGGGTGATGCTGCACCGGGCCCGGCTCCGGCTGCGCGAATGCCTGGAGCTGAACTGGTTCAGCGCGACCGAAAGAAAGATGAAGGCGTGA
- a CDS encoding DUF2282 domain-containing protein gives MQTKQILSSALAAALSLGLAQGASAHDAKDTKTKEKCYGIAKAGANDCSNLSGSHSCAGLAKTDGQAEEWIYVDKGSCKAKGGLSADEAKAKMKGGKK, from the coding sequence ATGCAGACCAAGCAGATCCTGTCCTCGGCCCTGGCGGCCGCCCTCAGCCTGGGCCTGGCCCAGGGCGCCTCGGCCCACGACGCCAAGGACACCAAGACCAAGGAGAAGTGCTACGGCATCGCCAAGGCCGGCGCCAATGACTGCTCCAACCTCAGCGGCAGCCATTCCTGCGCCGGCCTGGCCAAAACCGACGGCCAGGCCGAGGAGTGGATCTATGTGGACAAGGGCAGCTGCAAGGCCAAGGGCGGCCTGTCCGCCGACGAGGCCAAGGCCAAGATGAAGGGCGGCAAGAAGTAA
- a CDS encoding DUF692 domain-containing protein, translated as MRTDAVGIGWRQPHYEELMRRRPGLDFIEVHSENFFAEGGATLQVLAGAREHYPVSLHGVGLSLGSAAGLDAWHLDKLAQLVERIDPVLVSDHASFARASRPGGQPIHANDLLPVAFSEASLALMVANVQQVQERLKRPIAVENLSAYLAWRSEPGDRAEPQFLMELCRRSGCSLLLDVNNLMVNALNGGLEGEAALLQCEDWLKAVEPGRVAEIHLAGHVDLGDIVIDDHGSRVAPAVWRLYESALAHCGPVPTLVEWDTEVPALEVLLDEAAMAASRMRR; from the coding sequence ATGCGAACCGACGCCGTCGGCATTGGCTGGCGCCAGCCTCATTACGAGGAATTGATGCGCCGCCGTCCCGGGCTGGACTTCATCGAGGTCCACTCGGAGAACTTCTTTGCCGAGGGCGGCGCCACGCTGCAGGTGCTGGCCGGGGCGCGTGAGCATTACCCGGTCAGCCTGCATGGCGTGGGCCTGTCGCTGGGTTCGGCCGCCGGGCTGGATGCCTGGCATCTGGACAAGCTGGCGCAACTGGTCGAGCGCATCGATCCGGTCCTGGTCTCCGACCATGCCAGCTTCGCCCGCGCCAGCCGGCCGGGTGGCCAGCCTATCCATGCCAACGACCTGCTGCCCGTGGCCTTCAGCGAGGCCAGCCTGGCCTTGATGGTGGCCAATGTGCAGCAGGTGCAGGAGCGCCTGAAGCGGCCCATCGCCGTCGAGAACCTCAGCGCCTACCTGGCCTGGCGGAGCGAGCCGGGCGATCGGGCCGAACCGCAGTTCCTGATGGAGCTGTGCCGCCGCAGCGGCTGTTCGCTACTGCTCGATGTGAACAATCTGATGGTCAACGCGCTGAACGGCGGCCTCGAAGGCGAGGCGGCGCTGCTTCAGTGCGAGGACTGGCTGAAGGCGGTCGAGCCCGGCCGCGTGGCCGAGATCCACCTGGCCGGCCATGTCGACCTGGGTGACATCGTCATCGACGACCACGGCAGCCGGGTGGCGCCCGCGGTCTGGCGCTTGTACGAGAGCGCGCTCGCGCATTGCGGCCCGGTGCCCACGCTGGTCGAGTGGGACACCGAAGTCCCGGCGCTCGAGGTGCTGCTGGACGAAGCCGCCATGGCAGCGTCGAGGATGAGGCGATGA
- a CDS encoding DNA-binding domain-containing protein — MSSAELERQQALLAALLGSSSPDGLTAGQAGVARGLKAYRLNAQATAERALAAVYQPLKDELGDEQFAAMAWALWRRHPPVQGDLARWGAELAAFMAEQAGMPERLPEQARLLWAFHEAERAADAELDLASLQRLDGGHDPAELMLKLMPGLSLLGGDVLVWRSGWRAVHEVLAADQAEFFRQLLSGRALGPALEATLAQHPVFDFAAWLQRALREPWLQAIESHK, encoded by the coding sequence ATGAGCAGCGCAGAATTGGAACGACAGCAGGCCCTGCTGGCCGCGCTGCTGGGCAGCAGCAGCCCTGATGGCTTGACCGCAGGCCAGGCCGGCGTGGCGCGGGGGCTCAAGGCCTACCGGCTCAATGCCCAGGCCACGGCCGAGCGGGCGCTGGCAGCGGTCTACCAGCCGCTGAAGGACGAACTCGGCGACGAGCAATTCGCCGCCATGGCCTGGGCGCTGTGGCGTCGCCATCCTCCAGTACAGGGCGACCTGGCGCGCTGGGGCGCGGAGCTGGCCGCCTTCATGGCCGAGCAGGCCGGCATGCCGGAACGTCTGCCCGAGCAGGCGCGCCTGCTGTGGGCCTTTCATGAAGCCGAGCGTGCGGCCGATGCAGAACTCGATCTGGCCTCGCTGCAGAGGCTGGACGGCGGTCACGATCCGGCCGAGCTGATGCTGAAGCTGATGCCGGGGCTGAGCCTGCTCGGCGGCGATGTGCTGGTCTGGCGCAGCGGCTGGCGTGCGGTCCATGAAGTGCTGGCCGCCGACCAGGCCGAGTTTTTCCGCCAACTGCTCTCCGGCCGGGCGCTCGGCCCGGCACTGGAAGCCACGCTGGCCCAACACCCCGTATTCGATTTCGCGGCCTGGCTGCAGCGCGCCCTGCGCGAGCCCTGGCTGCAAGCCATAGAAAGCCACAAATGA
- a CDS encoding DoxX family protein, with product MKKLLMSLLCLLSDPGQAPTGEAWYQRPLGWLQSLALLGARLFVAQVFFQSGLSKLRDWSSTLALFQDEYHVPLLPPELAAYMGTAGELVLPVLLVLGLGGRFAALGLSMVNLMAVLSLEDIPPAALAGHQLWGALLVAVAIWGPGQLSVDAWWRRRWLTRGAGR from the coding sequence ATGAAGAAGCTCTTGATGTCCTTGCTGTGCCTGTTGAGCGATCCGGGCCAGGCGCCGACCGGCGAGGCCTGGTACCAGCGTCCGCTGGGCTGGCTGCAGTCGCTGGCCCTGCTGGGCGCGCGGCTGTTCGTGGCCCAGGTGTTCTTCCAATCGGGCCTGAGCAAGCTGCGCGACTGGTCCAGCACCCTGGCCCTGTTCCAGGACGAATACCACGTGCCCCTGCTGCCGCCGGAGTTGGCGGCCTATATGGGCACGGCGGGTGAGCTGGTGCTGCCGGTGCTCTTGGTGCTGGGACTGGGCGGACGCTTCGCGGCCCTGGGCCTCAGCATGGTCAACCTGATGGCGGTGCTGAGCCTGGAGGACATTCCTCCGGCCGCCCTCGCAGGCCATCAGCTGTGGGGCGCATTGCTGGTCGCCGTGGCGATCTGGGGGCCGGGCCAGCTGTCGGTGGACGCCTGGTGGCGCCGCCGCTGGTTGACTCGCGGGGCAGGGCGCTGA
- the tolA gene encoding cell envelope integrity protein TolA has translation MQNSLLPMPGLSLRPPQAVGMGRGFGFALAAHVLLVVALSLSVQWHSSTPEAFEAELWSAVPQAAAPALTQPEPEPPKPVVEDKPEPPKPNVQELQAQREAEIAIAKAKKREELEAKRLAEIREREKKEKLEKEREAKEAREAKEKQAKLDKAKLEKQEKDKKDKAAKEAEARQEAARKDMLKRLQGLAGATGAADATGTAQQSSGPSAGYAGRIKARIRPNIVFDVGATNPVAEIEVRVAPDGHIISKKLLKPSGDADWDRAVERAIDKTETLPRDIDGRVPPVIVLSLRPRE, from the coding sequence ATGCAGAACAGCCTGCTTCCGATGCCGGGCCTATCCCTGCGGCCACCGCAGGCGGTGGGCATGGGGCGCGGCTTCGGCTTTGCATTGGCAGCCCATGTCTTGCTGGTGGTCGCGCTCAGCCTCAGCGTGCAGTGGCATTCGAGCACGCCCGAAGCCTTCGAGGCCGAGCTGTGGTCGGCCGTGCCTCAGGCCGCTGCGCCGGCCCTGACCCAGCCCGAGCCCGAACCGCCCAAGCCGGTGGTCGAAGACAAGCCCGAGCCGCCCAAGCCCAACGTGCAGGAGCTGCAAGCCCAGCGCGAAGCCGAGATCGCCATCGCCAAGGCCAAGAAGCGCGAGGAGCTGGAAGCCAAGCGCCTGGCCGAGATCCGCGAGCGCGAGAAGAAGGAAAAGCTCGAGAAGGAACGCGAGGCCAAGGAAGCCAGGGAAGCCAAGGAAAAGCAGGCCAAGCTGGATAAGGCCAAGCTCGAGAAGCAGGAAAAGGACAAGAAGGACAAGGCCGCCAAGGAAGCGGAAGCGCGCCAGGAGGCCGCCCGCAAGGACATGCTCAAGCGCCTGCAGGGCCTGGCCGGCGCCACCGGCGCGGCCGATGCCACCGGCACGGCCCAGCAGAGCAGCGGCCCCTCGGCCGGCTACGCGGGCCGCATCAAGGCGCGCATCCGGCCCAATATCGTCTTCGACGTGGGCGCCACCAACCCGGTCGCCGAGATCGAGGTGCGCGTGGCACCGGACGGCCACATCATTTCCAAGAAGCTGCTCAAGCCCAGCGGCGACGCGGACTGGGACCGCGCCGTCGAACGCGCCATCGACAAGACCGAGACCCTGCCGCGCGACATCGATGGCCGCGTGCCGCCGGTCATCGTCTTGAGTCTCCGCCCGCGCGAATAG
- a CDS encoding ExbD/TolR family protein: protein MPAMSSRGGGRRRTINEINMVPFIDVMLVLLIIFMVSAPLITTGVVDLPSVGRSSQQPVHVVHVIVGADEKLKIRVDSGEPEPVGLSALADRVKQAQQGDAKTPVVISADKAVRYEAVVKTMDKLQSAGVQRVGLAVKQGSSGEH from the coding sequence ATGCCTGCGATGAGCTCGCGAGGCGGCGGACGGCGCCGCACGATCAACGAGATCAACATGGTGCCTTTCATCGACGTGATGCTGGTGCTCTTGATCATCTTCATGGTCAGCGCCCCGCTGATCACCACCGGCGTGGTGGACCTGCCCAGCGTGGGCCGCAGCAGCCAGCAGCCGGTGCATGTGGTGCACGTGATCGTGGGCGCGGATGAGAAGCTCAAGATCCGCGTCGACAGCGGCGAGCCCGAGCCGGTGGGCCTGAGCGCGCTGGCCGACCGGGTCAAGCAGGCCCAGCAGGGCGATGCCAAGACACCGGTGGTGATCTCGGCCGACAAGGCCGTGCGCTACGAGGCCGTGGTCAAGACCATGGACAAGCTGCAGTCGGCCGGCGTGCAGCGCGTGGGCCTGGCGGTCAAGCAGGGCTCCTCGGGCGAGCACTGA
- the tolQ gene encoding protein TolQ, with product MNQDLSIVSLILHASLMVKLVIAALLAVSLASWSVIFSKFFALSKVKASNEAFEQEFWSGKNLNELFSTVSAKQNGAPLERIFVAGMREFLKLRERRVAEPSALLDGARRAMRASFQRELDAMETHLSFLASVGSVSPYVGLFGTIWGIMHAFVGLSNLTQVTLATVAPGIAEALVATAIGLFAAIPAVLAYNRFARQIDRSAITLETFIEEFSNILQRNAGQPAAGK from the coding sequence ATGAACCAAGACCTGTCCATCGTCTCCCTGATCCTGCATGCCAGCCTGATGGTCAAGCTGGTGATCGCCGCCCTGCTGGCCGTGTCGCTGGCCAGCTGGAGCGTGATCTTCAGCAAGTTCTTCGCGCTGTCCAAGGTCAAGGCCAGCAACGAGGCCTTCGAGCAGGAGTTCTGGTCGGGCAAGAACCTGAACGAGCTGTTCTCCACCGTCTCGGCCAAGCAGAACGGCGCGCCGCTGGAGCGCATCTTCGTGGCCGGCATGCGCGAATTCCTGAAGCTGCGCGAGCGCCGCGTCGCCGAGCCCAGTGCCCTGCTGGACGGCGCCCGCCGCGCCATGCGGGCCAGCTTCCAGCGCGAGCTGGATGCGATGGAAACCCACTTGTCCTTCCTCGCCTCGGTCGGCTCGGTCTCGCCCTATGTGGGCCTGTTCGGCACCATCTGGGGGATCATGCATGCCTTCGTCGGCCTGTCCAACCTCACGCAGGTGACCCTGGCCACGGTGGCGCCCGGCATCGCCGAAGCGCTGGTGGCCACGGCCATCGGCCTGTTCGCCGCCATCCCGGCGGTGCTGGCCTACAACCGCTTCGCCCGCCAGATCGACCGCAGCGCGATCACGCTGGAGACCTTCATCGAGGAGTTCTCCAACATCCTGCAGCGCAATGCCGGCCAGCCGGCCGCCGGGAAGTAA
- the ybgC gene encoding tol-pal system-associated acyl-CoA thioesterase — translation MSHTLFQQGLRVYWEDTDAGGIVFYANYLKFFERARTEWLRSLGFEQQKLRDETGLMFVVSETSVRYLAPAKLDDWLTVTVELREAGRASMTLFQQARRGEDLLAEGQIRIGCVDSASLRPSRIPSSLLQALSPQQP, via the coding sequence ATGAGCCACACCTTGTTTCAGCAGGGCCTGCGGGTGTACTGGGAAGATACCGACGCCGGTGGCATCGTGTTCTACGCCAACTACCTCAAGTTCTTCGAGCGGGCCCGCACCGAATGGCTGCGTTCGCTCGGCTTCGAGCAGCAGAAGCTGCGCGACGAGACCGGCCTGATGTTCGTCGTCAGCGAGACCTCGGTGCGCTACCTGGCACCGGCCAAGCTGGACGACTGGCTGACCGTCACGGTCGAGTTGCGCGAGGCCGGCCGCGCCAGCATGACTCTCTTCCAGCAGGCCCGCCGCGGCGAGGATCTGCTGGCCGAAGGCCAGATCCGCATAGGCTGCGTGGACTCCGCCAGCCTGCGGCCCAGCCGCATTCCCTCCTCTCTCCTCCAGGCCCTGTCCCCCCAGCAGCCATGA
- a CDS encoding pyridoxal phosphate-dependent aminotransferase yields the protein MRLADRLDHIEPFYVMECAKAADEISRGPLCDAARGGRRMIYLNIGEPDFSAPTLVQQAAQVCIESGRTQYTQATGLPTLRRKLSDWYGQRFGLAIAPERIVITAGASAALQLACLALFQRGDQVLMPDPSYPCNRHFVAAADAEAVLLQADAASRFQLTAAQVEQAWTERTRGIVLASPSNPTGTSIDPAEMRALVEAVRSRGGISIVDEIYLGLSYDPRYGQSALACGEDIVSVNSFSKYFGMTGWRLGWLVLPSELVAPVEKLAQNLFICASTVAQHAALACFESESIAEYERRRAAFKARRDLVVPLLNELDLKVPVEPDGAFYCWIDCSAHSPDSWDFAHRLMREAQVALTPGRDFGRADPERWLRLSFASSEADLREALARLKALLKS from the coding sequence ATGAGATTGGCTGATCGGCTCGACCACATCGAGCCCTTCTACGTGATGGAGTGCGCCAAGGCAGCGGACGAGATCTCGCGTGGCCCGCTGTGTGATGCGGCCCGGGGCGGCCGGCGCATGATCTACCTGAACATTGGCGAGCCGGACTTCAGCGCACCGACGCTGGTCCAGCAAGCCGCGCAGGTCTGCATTGAAAGCGGCCGCACTCAATACACCCAGGCCACCGGCCTGCCGACCCTGCGCCGCAAGCTGAGCGACTGGTATGGCCAGCGCTTCGGCCTCGCCATCGCGCCCGAGCGCATCGTCATCACCGCCGGCGCCTCGGCGGCTTTGCAGCTGGCCTGCCTGGCCCTGTTCCAGCGCGGTGACCAGGTGCTGATGCCGGACCCCAGCTATCCCTGCAACCGCCATTTCGTCGCCGCGGCCGATGCCGAGGCCGTGCTGTTGCAGGCCGATGCCGCCAGCCGCTTCCAGCTGACGGCAGCCCAGGTCGAACAAGCCTGGACCGAGCGCACGCGCGGCATCGTCCTGGCCTCGCCCAGCAACCCCACCGGCACCTCGATAGACCCGGCCGAGATGCGCGCCCTGGTCGAGGCGGTGCGCTCGCGCGGTGGCATCAGCATCGTGGACGAGATCTACCTGGGCCTGTCCTACGACCCGCGCTACGGCCAGAGCGCCCTGGCCTGCGGCGAGGACATTGTCTCGGTCAACAGCTTCAGCAAGTACTTCGGCATGACCGGCTGGCGCCTGGGCTGGCTGGTGCTGCCCAGCGAGCTGGTGGCGCCGGTCGAGAAGCTGGCGCAGAACCTTTTCATCTGCGCCTCCACCGTGGCCCAGCACGCAGCCCTAGCCTGCTTCGAGTCCGAATCCATCGCCGAGTACGAGCGTCGCCGCGCCGCCTTCAAGGCCCGCCGCGACCTGGTCGTGCCGCTGCTCAACGAGCTGGACCTCAAGGTGCCGGTCGAGCCCGACGGCGCCTTCTACTGCTGGATCGACTGCTCGGCCCACAGCCCCGACAGCTGGGACTTCGCCCACCGCCTGATGCGCGAGGCCCAGGTCGCCCTGACGCCGGGCCGCGACTTCGGCCGTGCCGACCCCGAGCGCTGGCTGCGCCTCTCGTTCGCCAGCAGCGAGGCCGACCTGCGGGAAGCGCTGGCACGGCTGAAGGCATTGCTCAAGTCATGA